One Thauera sp. K11 DNA window includes the following coding sequences:
- the lpxB gene encoding lipid-A-disaccharide synthase — protein sequence MVAGEASGDLLASHLIRAIKRHVPHAEFFGIGGPKMQAEGFDVRWPCELLAVHGYVDALKRYRELSGIRRTLLSQIRRERPAAFIGVDAPDFNLWLEGKIKHAGIPAIHFVSPSIWAWRGGRIERIAQSVTRMLCLFPFEPQIYERAGVPVSYVGHPLADVFPLQPDRAAARELLGLNSKRKVIALLPGSRQSEVNNLADTFIATAKLLLSRRPDITFLVPLATRETRALFEEAMRRNEAGELPIRMLFGHAVDAMTAADAVLVASGTASLEAALLKRPMVITYRIGKWQYRLMKRLAYLPWVGLPNILCNEAMVPELLQEDASPDKLADALEAWLADAAAVERLVERFTELHLALRQNTAEKAAAAILPYLTDTEWKASQQPA from the coding sequence ATGGTTGCCGGCGAAGCCTCCGGCGATCTTCTTGCGAGCCACCTGATCCGCGCGATCAAGCGCCATGTCCCGCATGCCGAGTTCTTCGGCATCGGCGGCCCCAAGATGCAGGCCGAGGGTTTCGACGTACGCTGGCCCTGCGAACTGCTGGCGGTGCATGGCTACGTCGATGCACTGAAGCGGTACCGCGAGCTGTCCGGCATCCGCCGGACCCTGCTGTCGCAGATCCGGCGGGAACGGCCGGCGGCCTTCATCGGCGTCGATGCGCCCGACTTCAACCTGTGGCTCGAAGGCAAGATCAAGCACGCGGGCATCCCCGCGATCCACTTCGTCAGTCCGTCCATCTGGGCATGGCGGGGCGGCCGCATCGAGCGCATCGCGCAGTCGGTGACGCGCATGCTGTGCCTGTTTCCCTTCGAGCCCCAGATCTACGAACGCGCAGGCGTGCCGGTGAGCTACGTCGGCCATCCGCTGGCGGACGTGTTTCCCTTGCAGCCGGATCGCGCCGCGGCGCGGGAACTGCTCGGCCTCAACAGCAAGCGCAAGGTGATCGCGCTGCTGCCCGGCAGCCGGCAGTCGGAGGTGAACAACCTGGCCGACACCTTCATCGCCACCGCCAAGCTGCTGCTGTCGCGGCGGCCGGACATCACCTTCCTGGTTCCGCTCGCGACGCGCGAGACGAGAGCGCTGTTCGAGGAAGCGATGCGCCGCAACGAGGCCGGCGAACTGCCCATCCGCATGCTGTTCGGCCATGCGGTGGATGCGATGACCGCGGCGGATGCGGTCCTCGTCGCGAGCGGTACCGCCAGCCTGGAGGCGGCGCTGCTCAAGCGCCCGATGGTGATCACCTATCGCATCGGCAAATGGCAGTACCGGCTGATGAAGCGCCTGGCCTACCTGCCGTGGGTGGGCCTGCCCAACATCCTGTGCAACGAGGCCATGGTGCCGGAACTGCTGCAGGAGGATGCCTCGCCGGACAAGCTGGCCGACGCCCTCGAAGCCTGGCTCGCCGATGCCGCGGCGGTCGAACGGCTGGTCGAGCGGTTCACCGAACTGCATCTCGCCCTGCGCCAGAACACCGCGGAGAAAGCGGCGGCCGCCATCCTGCCCTACCTGACGGACACCGAATGGAAAGCTTCGCAGCAGCCGGCCTGA
- the rnhB gene encoding ribonuclease HII, which produces MESFAAAGLICGVDEAGRGPLCGPVVAAAVVLDPARPIDGLADSKKLSERARERLAPLIRERALAWAVAEASAEEIDRLNILHATMLAMQRVVAALGVAPHEVRIDGNRCPALPYPARAIVKGDATEPSISAASILAKTARDETMRLLDKAFPYYGLAAHKGYPTTAHLAAIERHGVADFYRRSFAPVRRILESR; this is translated from the coding sequence ATGGAAAGCTTCGCAGCAGCCGGCCTGATCTGCGGGGTCGATGAAGCGGGCCGCGGCCCCTTGTGCGGCCCCGTCGTCGCGGCAGCCGTCGTGCTGGACCCGGCGCGGCCGATCGACGGGCTGGCCGACTCCAAGAAGCTGTCCGAGCGCGCCCGCGAACGCCTGGCGCCACTGATCCGCGAGCGGGCGCTGGCCTGGGCGGTGGCCGAGGCATCGGCCGAGGAGATCGACCGCCTCAACATCCTGCACGCCACGATGCTGGCCATGCAGCGCGTGGTCGCGGCGCTCGGCGTGGCACCGCACGAGGTCCGCATCGACGGCAACCGCTGCCCGGCGCTGCCGTACCCCGCGCGCGCCATCGTCAAGGGCGACGCCACCGAACCCTCGATCTCGGCCGCCTCCATCCTGGCCAAGACCGCGCGCGACGAGACGATGCGGCTGCTCGACAAGGCTTTCCCGTACTACGGACTCGCTGCCCACAAGGGCTACCCGACCACCGCGCATCTGGCGGCCATCGAGCGTCACGGCGTGGCCGACTTCTATCGCCGCAGCTTCGCGCCGGTGCGGCGCATCCTCGAATCGCGATGA
- a CDS encoding TrmH family RNA methyltransferase codes for MRPIRSRDNALVKHLHALATSARERRKTGETVLDGPHLIAAALDHAFPLKRLVVAETALQRGEVAALLARAPAEIERICLDDALSSHVSPVDTPSGIVALIDTPRPPDGAGHAEFSGDVVVLDGVQDPGNLGTILRTAAAAGVADALLTEGCAQAWSPRVLRAGMGAHFVLRIREQADALALLAGFPGPRLATALAPGARSLYELDLAPAAAWMFGAEGQGLSPALLSAADGLVTIPMGEGVESLNVGAAAAICLFEQRRQRLARTAAGR; via the coding sequence ATGAGGCCCATCCGCTCGCGCGACAACGCCCTCGTCAAGCACCTGCACGCCCTCGCGACATCGGCGCGCGAGCGGCGCAAGACGGGCGAGACGGTGCTCGACGGCCCCCACCTGATCGCCGCCGCGCTGGACCACGCTTTTCCGCTGAAGCGGCTCGTCGTCGCCGAGACGGCGCTGCAGCGCGGGGAAGTCGCCGCGCTGCTTGCGCGCGCGCCGGCCGAGATAGAGCGCATCTGCCTGGACGACGCCCTGTCGTCCCACGTCAGCCCGGTGGATACGCCCTCCGGCATCGTCGCGCTGATCGACACCCCGCGGCCGCCGGACGGAGCGGGGCATGCGGAATTCTCCGGCGACGTCGTCGTCCTGGACGGCGTCCAGGACCCGGGAAATCTCGGCACCATCCTGCGCACCGCGGCGGCGGCCGGCGTGGCCGACGCGCTGCTCACCGAAGGCTGCGCCCAGGCGTGGTCGCCCAGGGTGCTGCGCGCCGGCATGGGTGCGCACTTCGTGCTGCGCATCCGCGAACAGGCCGATGCGCTCGCCTTGCTGGCCGGTTTCCCCGGGCCGCGGCTTGCCACCGCCCTTGCGCCGGGGGCGCGATCGCTCTACGAACTCGACCTCGCCCCTGCGGCCGCCTGGATGTTCGGCGCCGAGGGGCAAGGGCTGTCGCCGGCCTTGCTGAGCGCTGCCGACGGGCTGGTGACGATCCCGATGGGCGAGGGCGTCGAATCCCTCAACGTCGGCGCGGCCGCCGCCATCTGCCTGTTCGAGCAGCGCCGGCAGCGGCTGGCGCGCACCGCCGCCGGCCGTTGA
- the yaaA gene encoding peroxide stress protein YaaA, giving the protein MILVISPAKALDFETPPTTGLHTQPDFLDDAGELIGILRQRSPAEIAELMSLSDQLATLNVARYASWSRPFDEGNAKQAVLAFNGDVYAGLAAATLGEADLRWAQDHLRILSGLYGVLRPLDLMQPYRLEMGTRLANPRGKDLYAFWGERITAGLNRLLAREAEQGREPVLLNLASDEYFKSVKAKAVKGRIVTPVFEDWKAGRYKIISFYAKRARGLMSRFVIENRIDDVEALKGFEREGYAFAADASDIDRPVFHRRLD; this is encoded by the coding sequence ATGATCCTCGTCATTTCCCCCGCGAAGGCGCTCGACTTCGAGACCCCGCCCACCACCGGCCTGCACACCCAGCCGGACTTCCTCGACGATGCCGGGGAACTGATCGGAATCCTGCGGCAGCGATCGCCGGCCGAGATCGCCGAACTCATGTCGCTGTCCGATCAACTCGCGACGCTGAACGTGGCGCGCTATGCCAGTTGGTCGCGGCCGTTCGACGAGGGCAACGCGAAGCAGGCGGTACTCGCCTTCAACGGCGACGTCTATGCGGGCCTGGCCGCCGCGACGCTGGGCGAAGCGGACCTGCGCTGGGCGCAGGACCACCTGCGCATCCTGTCCGGCCTGTACGGCGTGCTGCGTCCGCTGGACCTGATGCAGCCTTATCGCCTTGAGATGGGCACGCGGCTGGCCAATCCGCGCGGCAAGGATCTGTACGCCTTCTGGGGCGAACGCATCACCGCCGGGCTCAACCGCCTGCTCGCCCGCGAGGCGGAGCAGGGGCGCGAGCCGGTGCTGCTGAACCTCGCTTCGGACGAGTACTTCAAGTCGGTCAAGGCCAAGGCGGTCAAGGGGCGCATCGTCACCCCGGTGTTCGAAGACTGGAAGGCCGGGCGTTACAAGATCATCAGCTTCTACGCCAAGCGCGCGCGCGGCCTGATGAGCCGCTTCGTGATCGAGAACCGCATCGACGACGTCGAGGCGCTGAAGGGCTTCGAGCGCGAGGGCTACGCCTTCGCCGCCGATGCGTCCGACATCGACAGGCCGGTCTTCCACCGCCGCCTCGACTGA
- a CDS encoding M14 family metallopeptidase, with protein sequence MRISSNFDSGAIEVVSLDDPQDIRLRLRADNAADFRQWFHFRLHGGAGTALRMVFENAGEAAYPDGWPGYRCVASYDRQNWFRIRSTRYEDGALIVEHTPERDTVHYAYFEPYSFERHLDLLGRADDSPFASLRNLGGTVEGRDLDMIVVGRPTPARRPVWIIARQHPGETMAEWFVEGLLERLLDPADAVARKVREHAVLYIVPNMNPDGSVRGNLRTNAAGRNLNREWREPDPAASPEVFLVREEMERCGCDLFLDIHGDEALPYVFFSTAEEVPGFTAGAAERQARFIESFAAVSPDFQTGEGYEPGRFGDELLTLASKWVANRFGCVSLTLEMPFKDNANLPDGHNGWNGARSKRLGAAMLNPVLRHLSAG encoded by the coding sequence ATGCGCATCAGCTCGAACTTCGACTCCGGTGCCATCGAGGTCGTCAGCCTGGACGATCCGCAGGACATCCGCCTGCGCCTGCGTGCCGACAATGCCGCGGATTTCCGCCAGTGGTTCCACTTCCGCCTGCATGGCGGGGCCGGCACCGCGCTGCGCATGGTGTTCGAAAACGCGGGCGAGGCCGCCTACCCGGACGGCTGGCCCGGTTACCGCTGCGTGGCGTCCTACGACCGCCAGAACTGGTTCCGCATCCGCTCGACGCGCTACGAGGACGGCGCACTGATCGTCGAGCACACCCCGGAGCGCGATACCGTCCATTACGCCTATTTCGAGCCGTACTCGTTCGAACGCCACCTCGACCTGCTCGGCCGCGCCGACGACTCGCCCTTCGCCAGCCTGCGCAACCTGGGCGGCACGGTCGAGGGCCGCGACCTCGACATGATCGTGGTCGGCCGGCCCACGCCGGCACGCCGGCCGGTGTGGATCATCGCGCGCCAGCATCCCGGCGAGACGATGGCCGAGTGGTTCGTCGAGGGCCTGCTCGAGCGCCTGCTCGATCCCGCCGACGCGGTGGCGCGCAAGGTGCGCGAACACGCGGTGCTGTACATCGTGCCGAACATGAACCCGGACGGCTCCGTGCGGGGCAACCTGCGCACCAACGCCGCCGGCCGCAACCTCAACCGCGAATGGCGCGAGCCCGATCCCGCGGCGAGCCCCGAAGTCTTCCTGGTGCGCGAGGAGATGGAGCGCTGCGGCTGCGACCTGTTCCTCGACATCCATGGCGACGAGGCATTGCCCTACGTGTTCTTCTCCACCGCGGAGGAGGTGCCCGGCTTCACCGCCGGGGCGGCCGAGCGCCAGGCGCGCTTCATCGAGAGCTTCGCCGCGGTGAGTCCGGACTTCCAGACCGGGGAAGGCTACGAGCCGGGACGCTTCGGCGACGAACTGCTGACGCTGGCGAGCAAGTGGGTGGCCAACCGTTTCGGCTGCGTATCGCTGACGCTGGAAATGCCCTTCAAGGACAACGCCAACCTGCCCGATGGCCACAACGGCTGGAACGGCGCCCGCAGCAAGCGGCTCGGCGCCGCCATGCTCAACCCGGTGCTGCGCCACCTGAGCGCAGGCTGA
- the hpnE gene encoding hydroxysqualene dehydroxylase HpnE, with translation MSVPAVAVIGAGYAGLACAVELARCGVHVTVFERSHTLGGRARVLPRDTHWQVDNGQHILIGAYAELTRLLRLTGGSPRQLENLPLTLHVPGRLHFQAARLPAPFHLAVGLLRARGLGWADRVAMLRLMRSLKRDGFRVAPGSTVAGLLRLARQTPALTELVWEPLCVAALNTPAAEASAQVFANVLRDALASGAAASELLIPRVDLSELFPVPAARFLATRRGTLRTGNAISAIQPVEGGFRLEGDPGSQPWRQVVLATAPYHAAPLLASTGACDRLAAQLDALPYEPIVTVYLALGRGQQLPETMIGLVSGGTAGPAQWAFDRGRLGGPEGLVACVISASGAHGQTARDELILATHAQLEHQLGRRLPAPEWSQVIIEKRATIACRPGVFRPDIRTPLSGLWLAGDYVESDYPATLESAVRSGVACAQAIVARFEGGG, from the coding sequence GTGAGCGTGCCGGCGGTCGCCGTCATCGGAGCCGGCTACGCCGGGCTCGCCTGCGCGGTCGAACTCGCGCGCTGCGGCGTGCACGTCACCGTGTTCGAGCGTTCGCACACGCTGGGCGGCCGTGCGCGGGTGCTGCCCAGGGACACGCACTGGCAGGTCGACAACGGCCAGCACATCCTGATCGGCGCCTATGCCGAACTCACCCGCCTGCTGCGGCTGACCGGGGGTTCCCCGCGCCAGCTCGAGAACCTGCCGCTCACGCTGCACGTGCCGGGACGGCTGCACTTCCAGGCCGCCAGGCTGCCGGCGCCCTTCCATCTCGCCGTCGGCCTGCTGCGCGCGCGGGGCCTGGGCTGGGCGGACCGCGTGGCGATGCTGCGCCTGATGCGCAGCCTGAAGCGCGATGGATTCCGGGTGGCGCCGGGTTCGACGGTGGCCGGGCTGCTGCGCCTCGCCCGCCAGACGCCGGCGCTGACCGAACTGGTCTGGGAGCCGCTTTGCGTGGCCGCGCTCAACACGCCGGCCGCCGAGGCCAGCGCCCAGGTCTTCGCCAACGTGCTGCGCGACGCCCTCGCCTCCGGCGCCGCGGCCAGCGAACTGCTGATTCCGCGCGTCGATCTCTCCGAACTCTTTCCCGTGCCTGCAGCGCGTTTCCTGGCCACCCGCCGCGGCACGCTGCGCACCGGCAATGCCATCTCCGCGATCCAGCCGGTGGAGGGCGGGTTCCGCCTGGAGGGCGACCCCGGCAGCCAGCCGTGGCGGCAGGTGGTGCTCGCCACCGCGCCGTATCACGCCGCGCCGCTGCTCGCGTCGACCGGCGCCTGCGACCGCCTCGCCGCGCAGCTCGATGCCCTGCCCTACGAGCCGATCGTCACCGTCTATCTGGCGCTCGGCCGCGGCCAGCAACTGCCCGAAACGATGATCGGACTCGTCAGCGGTGGCACGGCCGGGCCGGCGCAATGGGCCTTCGACCGCGGCCGCCTGGGCGGGCCCGAGGGCCTCGTCGCCTGCGTGATCAGCGCAAGCGGCGCGCACGGGCAGACGGCGCGCGACGAACTGATCCTCGCCACCCACGCCCAGCTCGAACACCAGCTCGGGCGCCGGCTGCCGGCGCCGGAGTGGTCGCAGGTGATCATCGAAAAGCGCGCCACCATCGCATGCCGGCCCGGCGTGTTCCGCCCGGACATCCGCACGCCGCTGTCCGGCCTGTGGCTTGCGGGCGATTACGTGGAGTCGGACTACCCTGCGACGCTGGAGTCGGCGGTGCGATCGGGCGTGGCCTGCGCGCAGGCCATCGTCGCCCGGTTCGAGGGCGGCGGCTGA
- the hpnC gene encoding squalene synthase HpnC: MSVDHYENFPVASILLPSSLRGPVEAIYHFARSADDVADEGDAPAVARLARLHDYRLALDAMERGEAVRDASLAPMFERLAAAVREHRLPVQLLRDLLDAFSQDVGKTRYADFGELRDYCRRSADPVGRLLLHLYKAATADNLLLSDRICTSLQLINFWQDVAIDWRKNRVYLPQDDMARFGVQDATIAGLAGGSLDPDAGWRALLAFEVQRARAMMLEGAPLAKRLRGRVGWELRLVVLGGLRILERIEAVDHDVFRHRPALGAGDWLRIGWRAFNWKPA, translated from the coding sequence ATGTCCGTCGATCACTACGAGAACTTCCCTGTCGCCTCCATCCTGCTGCCGTCGTCGCTGCGCGGCCCGGTGGAGGCGATCTATCACTTCGCGCGCAGCGCCGACGACGTCGCCGACGAGGGCGATGCGCCGGCGGTGGCGAGGCTGGCCCGGCTCCACGACTACCGGCTGGCGCTCGATGCGATGGAGCGCGGCGAGGCGGTGCGCGATGCGAGCCTGGCGCCGATGTTCGAACGCCTTGCCGCCGCCGTGCGCGAACATCGCCTGCCCGTGCAACTGCTGCGCGACCTGCTCGACGCTTTCAGCCAGGACGTGGGCAAGACGCGCTACGCCGATTTCGGCGAACTGCGCGATTACTGCCGGCGTTCGGCCGATCCGGTGGGGCGTTTGCTGCTGCATCTGTACAAGGCGGCGACGGCCGACAATCTGCTGCTGTCCGACCGCATCTGCACCAGCCTGCAACTGATCAACTTCTGGCAGGATGTCGCCATCGACTGGCGCAAGAACCGCGTCTATCTGCCGCAGGACGACATGGCGCGCTTCGGCGTGCAGGACGCGACCATCGCCGGGCTCGCCGGCGGCAGCCTCGACCCCGACGCCGGCTGGCGCGCCCTGCTCGCCTTCGAAGTGCAACGCGCCCGCGCCATGATGCTCGAGGGCGCGCCGCTGGCGAAGCGGCTGCGCGGCCGCGTCGGCTGGGAACTGCGCCTGGTGGTGCTGGGCGGATTGCGCATCCTCGAACGGATCGAAGCGGTCGACCACGACGTGTTCCGGCACCGGCCGGCACTGGGGGCGGGCGACTGGCTGCGGATCGGCTGGCGGGCCTTCAACTGGAAACCTGCATGA
- a CDS encoding ABC transporter ATP-binding protein: MLHIHALVKTLPGSPPRSLFDGLSLQVEAGECIAIVGESGAGKSTLLNCIAGLDAAEGGSIAVGGLELRGLDDDGLTRLRRTRFGFVFQAFHVLPHLSVLQNVALPLWLLGIADAQADERAQAMLERVGLGGRGADAPQMLSGGELQRVAIARALVHRPAVVLADEPTGNLDPERAADILGLLLEQVRDGGAAGILVTHSRAAARRADRVLELSRGRLVDAGLPA, from the coding sequence ATGTTGCACATCCACGCCCTCGTCAAGACGCTGCCCGGTTCGCCGCCGCGCAGCCTGTTCGACGGCCTGTCGCTGCAGGTGGAGGCCGGCGAGTGCATCGCCATCGTGGGCGAATCCGGCGCCGGCAAGTCGACGCTGCTCAACTGCATCGCCGGCCTGGATGCAGCCGAGGGCGGCAGCATCGCCGTCGGCGGACTGGAACTCCGCGGCCTCGACGACGACGGCCTCACCCGCCTGCGCAGGACGCGGTTCGGCTTCGTATTCCAGGCTTTCCACGTGCTGCCCCATCTGAGCGTGCTGCAGAACGTGGCCTTGCCGCTGTGGCTGCTCGGCATCGCCGACGCGCAGGCCGACGAACGCGCGCAGGCGATGCTGGAGCGCGTCGGCCTCGGAGGGCGCGGCGCCGACGCGCCGCAGATGCTGTCCGGCGGCGAGTTGCAGCGCGTGGCGATCGCCCGGGCGCTGGTACATCGGCCCGCGGTGGTGCTGGCCGACGAACCCACCGGCAACCTCGATCCGGAGCGGGCGGCCGACATCCTCGGCCTGCTGCTGGAGCAGGTCCGCGACGGCGGCGCGGCCGGCATCCTGGTGACGCACTCGCGCGCCGCGGCGCGGCGTGCCGATCGCGTGCTCGAACTCAGCCGCGGACGGCTCGTCGACGCCGGCCTGCCCGCGTGA
- a CDS encoding ABC transporter permease: protein MSGVLRRVFVASLLKRRLASALSLLSIALGVALGLAVQIIHGAALDEFGEGVRRMSGIADLQVTGPREGFGEDLYAVLALRPEVAEASPVLEIEARIPGAPAPLRILGVDLFRVAAVQPQLLPVAGRGTGPAPDRLAALREDALFLSAEAEASVFPDAGGGDSAPRRLTVQSGLQLHDLDVAGGVPGARERMGVMDIAAAQDVFARRGLLTRIDLRLAAGTTRTQAMAALSPLLPAGVVLRTVDEAATEAAGLSRAYRVNLTMLAAIALLTGGFLVFSAQWLAVVRRRREFGVLRALGLERGQLRRGLLAEGAVIGGVGGIFGVALGHGLAALAFRFAGADLGAGVFRDIVPTLHVDPLLSAAYLALGITAGTGGAWLPAREATRVPPAQALHAAGVRDAPSRPERGRAGMALSALALAGAACLLPPFGGIPLGGYVAVAGILAAAVLALPPLTAAVSRLLAGGRHPVWRLARARFVASRRQVAVAGAGVVASVAVASAMAIMVNSFRLSVDDWLTQVLPADLYLRASASSASGYLDDAALERIRSLPGVAGADPVRAVNFRLDAASPPVTLLARPVAQGWGLPLVAGTLSPPATAARPPAWIAEAIADGHRLKPGDRLTLPIGGAMHDFRVAGIWRDYARQHGAVVIERKDYLAVTGDGRINDVAIRLAAGHEADRVAAALRELLGEQRVEIARPGEIRAITLQIFDRTFLITYLMEAVAVAIGLFGIATTFAAQAASRRGEFGMLRHLGLTRRDIGRLLALEGMLTCVMGVLAGLLGGAAVSVVLIEVINRQSFHWSMDFSVPWAALAVFSVTLVLLAGWAAQLAGAHATRRSAVLAVKEDW, encoded by the coding sequence GTGAGCGGCGTGCTGCGCCGCGTCTTCGTCGCCAGCCTGCTCAAGCGGCGGCTGGCGAGCGCGCTGTCGCTGCTGTCGATCGCGCTCGGGGTCGCGCTCGGCCTTGCGGTCCAGATCATCCACGGTGCCGCGCTCGACGAGTTCGGCGAAGGCGTGCGCCGCATGTCCGGCATCGCCGACCTGCAGGTGACCGGCCCGCGCGAGGGTTTCGGCGAAGATCTCTATGCGGTGCTGGCGCTGCGGCCGGAGGTGGCCGAGGCCAGCCCGGTGCTGGAGATCGAGGCGCGCATTCCAGGCGCCCCGGCGCCGCTGCGCATCCTCGGCGTCGATCTGTTCCGCGTCGCGGCCGTGCAGCCGCAGTTGCTGCCGGTGGCCGGGCGAGGTACCGGCCCGGCGCCGGACCGCCTGGCCGCCCTGCGCGAAGACGCCCTGTTCCTGTCGGCCGAGGCGGAAGCGTCCGTATTCCCGGACGCAGGCGGCGGGGATTCCGCGCCGCGCCGGCTCACCGTGCAGTCGGGCCTGCAACTGCACGACCTGGACGTGGCAGGCGGCGTGCCGGGCGCGCGCGAGCGCATGGGCGTGATGGACATCGCCGCGGCGCAGGACGTCTTCGCCCGCCGCGGTCTGCTGACCCGCATCGACCTCAGGCTTGCGGCGGGGACGACCCGCACGCAGGCGATGGCCGCGCTGTCGCCGCTGCTGCCCGCCGGCGTGGTGCTGCGCACGGTAGACGAAGCCGCCACCGAGGCGGCCGGGCTGTCGCGCGCCTATCGCGTCAATCTCACCATGCTGGCGGCGATTGCGCTGCTCACCGGCGGCTTTCTCGTCTTCTCGGCGCAGTGGCTCGCCGTCGTGCGCCGCCGGCGCGAGTTCGGGGTCCTGCGCGCGCTCGGGCTGGAGCGCGGACAACTGAGGCGGGGGCTGCTTGCCGAAGGGGCGGTGATCGGGGGCGTCGGCGGCATCTTCGGCGTCGCGCTGGGGCATGGTCTGGCTGCGCTGGCTTTCCGCTTCGCGGGTGCCGACCTCGGCGCAGGGGTCTTCCGCGACATCGTGCCGACGCTGCACGTCGACCCGCTGCTGTCTGCGGCCTACCTGGCGCTGGGGATCACGGCGGGCACGGGCGGCGCCTGGCTGCCGGCGCGCGAGGCCACGCGCGTGCCGCCGGCGCAGGCATTGCATGCGGCCGGGGTTCGGGATGCGCCGTCACGGCCCGAGCGCGGCCGCGCGGGAATGGCGCTCTCCGCCCTGGCGCTCGCCGGGGCGGCCTGCCTGCTGCCGCCGTTCGGCGGCATTCCGCTCGGCGGCTATGTCGCGGTGGCAGGCATTCTCGCGGCGGCCGTCCTCGCCCTGCCGCCGCTGACGGCGGCGGTGTCGCGGCTGCTCGCCGGCGGACGGCATCCGGTGTGGCGCCTGGCGCGCGCCCGCTTCGTCGCCTCGCGCCGGCAGGTGGCGGTGGCCGGCGCCGGAGTGGTGGCGAGCGTCGCGGTGGCCTCGGCCATGGCCATCATGGTCAATTCGTTCCGCCTGTCGGTGGATGACTGGCTGACGCAGGTCCTGCCGGCCGACCTCTACCTGCGTGCCTCGGCCTCCTCGGCCAGCGGTTACCTGGACGATGCGGCGCTGGAGCGCATCCGCTCGCTGCCCGGCGTGGCCGGGGCCGACCCGGTGCGCGCGGTCAACTTCAGGCTGGATGCCGCCAGCCCGCCGGTCACCCTGCTGGCGAGGCCCGTCGCGCAAGGCTGGGGGCTGCCGCTGGTCGCCGGCACGCTGAGCCCGCCGGCCACCGCGGCACGCCCGCCCGCCTGGATCGCGGAGGCGATCGCCGACGGCCACCGCCTGAAGCCGGGGGATCGCCTGACGCTGCCGATCGGCGGCGCCATGCACGATTTCAGGGTGGCCGGCATCTGGCGCGACTACGCGCGCCAGCACGGCGCCGTGGTGATCGAGCGCAAGGACTACCTGGCGGTGACCGGGGACGGGCGCATCAACGACGTCGCGATCCGGCTCGCCGCCGGCCACGAGGCGGATCGGGTCGCCGCCGCGCTGCGGGAACTCCTGGGCGAACAGCGCGTGGAGATCGCGCGACCGGGGGAGATCCGTGCAATCACGCTGCAGATCTTCGACCGCACCTTCCTGATCACCTACCTGATGGAAGCCGTTGCCGTCGCCATCGGCCTGTTCGGCATCGCCACGACCTTTGCCGCACAGGCGGCGTCGCGCCGGGGGGAATTCGGCATGCTGCGCCACCTGGGCCTCACCCGGCGCGACATCGGCCGCCTGCTGGCGCTGGAAGGCATGCTCACCTGCGTGATGGGCGTGCTGGCCGGCCTGCTGGGCGGCGCCGCGGTATCCGTGGTGCTGATCGAGGTCATCAACCGCCAGAGCTTCCACTGGAGCATGGACTTCAGCGTGCCCTGGGCGGCCCTGGCGGTGTTCTCGGTCACGCTGGTCCTGCTCGCGGGCTGGGCGGCCCAGCTCGCGGGAGCCCATGCGACGCGCCGATCCGCCGTGCTCGCGGTGAAGGAGGACTGGTGA